The Schistocerca gregaria isolate iqSchGreg1 chromosome 1, iqSchGreg1.2, whole genome shotgun sequence genome includes a window with the following:
- the LOC126278615 gene encoding uncharacterized protein LOC126278615, translating to MSEEQPETQDPPGEGEAGEGEAGEGEAGESEAAEVEEAEVEVGADEGENETEAATGDETLDANTQEVPEQEPAGGAESSAVEYTENEAQTDFTFSPTASNTDIARQLLETLEAEGGAEEPTETQDLDQEEEVEEDADKEAAEGEEQEGGADTEVTEESADTEAEQAGSEQQEETEIDDWIKERKGKKPKESRAMWDYSLYAPISMVKDQIVETYEDLVLPIFTKLCEPMWDYDLLASPSMLESQVDETYELKLQLSSLKCEPMWDYQLSVPPEMAEAQVYFEEKELRFEVSSLKCHPMWDYDLSAPIQKAPEEIYWVPSYLNFVGVTREKFFHIEETPNTKFIQTDLHFDPDIIIQPEDLLREPDEEYEEKRRCYTDAKHVSEEIADIGDESDETWYPDYLNTGEIKKLYKLIGDRCVIEEADLEIATDEALEARGSENEELADDEVTSTEVQTDVGLGELLQSESISSVPDAADLQGELTSTPDVLNKSEDQPLVDDSGALDIPEESAPIESEIEVSEGDETVQKGEPDVPWALLSDTAVAPQPFLIPQEDDILSTVSLAPTAERQENKFNFAITIGESVWGFPEYSTEEEIASSTVLPQNGEEFTWVPDSTTPYESSVFAPISEEDALLLESVHVDEPLQRTDSGSFKVIDVLETDDLSKEMSKENETENETEAENEIENVTEFTQEQREHSPSRGPVIEVEITMIPSASGQHSSETAPQIEVGVAWEALPESLADGRTPDIIVTTVVEDSKK from the coding sequence ATGTCTGAAGAGCAGCCAGAAACACAAGACCCTCCAGGAGAAGGTGAAGCAGGAGAAGGTGAAGCAGGAGAAGGTGAAGCAGGAGAAAGTGAAGCAGCGGAAGTTGAAGAAGCAGAAGTTGAAGTAGGAGCAGATGAAGGTGAAAATGAAACTGAGGCAGCTACTGGTGATGAGACATTAGATGCTAATACGCAGGAAGTCCCAGAACAAGAACCTGCAGGAGGTGCTGAGTCATCTGCTGTAGAATACACTGAAAATGAAGCACAGACTGACTTTACATTTAGTCCTACCGCATCAAATACAGATATAGCTCGTCAACTCTTAGAAACATTGGAGGCAGAAGGTGGTGCAGAAGAACCGACTGAGACACAAGATTTGGAccaggaagaagaagtagaagaggaTGCTGACaaagaagcagcagagggagaaGAACAAGAAGGGGGAGCTGACACAGAAGTCACTGAAGAATCTGCTGATACAGAAGCAGAGCAAGCAGGTTCTGAACAGCAGGAAGAGACAGAAATTGATGATTGGATAAAAGAGAGAAAGGGGAAAAAACCGAAAGAAAGTAGGGCAATGTGGGATTATTCCTTATATGCTCCAATTTCAATGGTAAAAGACCAGATTGTGGAAACTTATGAGGACCTTGTACTGCCCATCTTCACAAAATTGTGTGAACCAATGTGGGACTATGATCTCCTTGCTTCACCATCTATGCTTGAATCCCAGGTTGATGAAACATATGAATTAAAATTACAATTATCTTCACTAAAATGTGAACCCATGTGGGATTATCAGTTATCTGTGCCACCTGAAATGGCAGAAGCTCAGGTATATTTTGAAGAGAAGGAATTACGGTTTGAGGTTTCATCCTTAAAGTGTCATCCAATGTGGGATTATGATCTTTCTGCACCTATCCAAAAAGCTCCCGAAGAGATTTATTGGGTGCCATCTTATTTGAACTTTGTGGGTGTAACTCGTGAGAAATTCTTTCACATTGAAGAAACCCCTAACACAAAATTTATACAGACAGACTTGCATTTTGACCCCGATATTATAATTCAGCCAGAAGATTTGTTGAGAGAGCCAGATGAAGAATATGAAGAGAAGAGAAGATGCTACACTGATGCAAAGCATGTTTCAGAAGAGATTGCTGATATTGGGGATGAAAGTGATGAGACTTGGTATCCAGATTATTTGAATACAGgtgaaataaaaaaactttataaGCTTATAGGAGATAGGTGTGTGATAGAAGAAGCAGATTTAGAAATTGCAACAGATGAGGCACTGGAAGCCAGAGGGAGTGAGAATGAGGAACTTGCTGATGATGAGGTGACATCAACTGAAGTTCAGACTGATGTTGGCCTGGGAGAATTACTTCAGTCAGAGTCAATATCATCAGTGCCTGATGCTGCAGATCTACAAGGTGAGTTAACAAGTACACCAGATGTATTAAACAAATCTGAAGACCAACCATTGGTTGATGATTCAGGGGCATTAGATATACCAGAGGAAAGTGCTCCAATAGAAAGTGAAATAGAAGTATCTGAAGGTGATGAAACAGTGCAAAAAGGTGAACCTGATGTACCATGGGCACTCCTAAGTGATACAGCAGTAGCACCTCAACCATTTCTTATTCCTCAGGAAGATGATATATTATCAACAGTGTCCCTAGCACCTACAGCAGAGCGACAAGAGAACAAATTTAATTTTGCTATTACTATTGGAGAATCTGTGTGGGGTTTCCCTGAATACAGTACAGAAGAAGAGATTGCATCCAGCACAGTTCTGCCACAGAATGGTGAAGAATTCACATGGGTACCAGACAGCACTACTCCATATGAATCATCTGTGTTTGCACCTATATCTGAGGAGGATGCTCTGCTTTTGGAATCTGTACATGTTGATGAACCATTGCAACGCACTGATTCTGGCTCCTTCAAAGTCATTGATGTGTTAGAGACTGATGATCTAAGCAAAGAAATGAGCaaggaaaatgaaactgaaaatgaaactgaagctgaaaatgaaattgaaaatgtaACTGAATTCACACAAGAACAAAGAGAGCATTCTCCATCTCGTGGACCTGTCATAGAGGTGGAAATAACTATGATACCTTCAGCCAGTGGCCAACATTCCTCTGAGACTGCTCCACAGATAGAGGTGGGAGTGGCTTGGGAAGCCCTTCCTGAAAGTCTTGCTGATGGCCGTACTCCTGACATTATTGTCACTACTGTAGTGGAAGACTCTAAAAAATAG